A genomic stretch from Bordetella sp. N includes:
- a CDS encoding glutamate racemase, giving the protein MAIPRFGEIAVIGVFDSGSGGLTVMRALEHALPTESFIYLGDHGNAPYGNRSPADIYGLTLRGIERLFGLGCSLVIIACNTAAATGLRQLQQTWLPHKYPQHRVIGIIVPMIEAITGMPWEAEAAPMPPSDGNPALHVAVCATQHTVNTGAYVTEIAKRAPAIRVSQQACPELAKMIDDDAGDDAIRPFVRAYVDELLARQHDVPDVCILACTHYPLIEHLFREALPPQVKLLTQGEVTAASLRRYLTRHPRFSAAPSSEAPPATVYLTTGDPRHVSAVAGRFYGRVVAFQGIA; this is encoded by the coding sequence ATGGCGATTCCTCGTTTCGGAGAAATCGCGGTGATCGGCGTTTTCGACTCCGGCAGCGGTGGCCTGACGGTCATGCGCGCCCTGGAGCATGCACTTCCCACGGAGTCGTTCATTTATCTGGGCGACCACGGCAACGCCCCCTATGGCAATCGTTCGCCCGCGGACATCTACGGCCTGACCCTGCGCGGGATCGAGCGCCTGTTCGGCCTGGGTTGTTCGCTGGTCATCATCGCCTGCAATACCGCGGCGGCGACCGGACTGCGGCAATTGCAGCAGACCTGGTTGCCGCACAAGTATCCGCAACATCGGGTCATCGGCATCATCGTGCCGATGATCGAAGCGATTACGGGCATGCCCTGGGAAGCCGAAGCCGCCCCCATGCCCCCTTCAGATGGCAACCCGGCCTTGCATGTCGCCGTGTGCGCGACCCAGCACACGGTGAACACCGGCGCCTACGTCACCGAGATCGCCAAACGCGCGCCGGCCATCCGGGTATCCCAGCAGGCTTGTCCCGAGCTGGCCAAGATGATCGACGATGATGCCGGCGACGACGCCATCCGGCCTTTCGTCAGGGCGTATGTGGACGAGTTGCTGGCGCGGCAGCATGACGTTCCCGACGTGTGCATCCTGGCTTGCACGCACTATCCGCTTATCGAACACCTGTTCAGGGAAGCGCTGCCGCCGCAGGTGAAGCTGCTGACGCAGGGCGAGGTCACCGCCGCGAGTTTGCGGCGTTATCTGACGCGGCATCCGCGTTTTTCCGCGGCTCCGTCTTCGGAGGCGCCGCCCGCAACGGTCTACCTGACCACGGGCGATCCCCGCCATGTCTCCGCCGTGGCGGGACGCTTCTATGGCCGCGTGGTGGCGTTCCAGGGAATCGCCTGA
- a CDS encoding amidohydrolase has protein sequence MSINRMSNNSRTILDVTHSEAGAVIPPGACDCHVHIFGPFDRYPLAADRVFMPGVASTDDLLALHAALGVDRVVVVQASPQGTDNRCMTDALRTLNDAGHAARGVAVLAPDISRAELRALHDAGVRGARVNLQSYGQQDPQVARDALARTAAQVADLGWHVQIYSNLSVISAMARTLASCPVPVVIDHFALASAMLGPRQPGLDILLQAIADGNIYVKLSAPYRLTTWEDGRPPSAAHDIGRAFIDTRLDRMLWGTDWPHTGGWPGKPRLVDSSEPLHPIDDGLQLGAFCGWVNEREKQAVLVDNPARLYQFE, from the coding sequence ATGAGCATCAACAGAATGAGCAACAACAGCCGTACCATTCTCGACGTCACCCATAGCGAAGCAGGCGCCGTCATTCCCCCTGGCGCTTGCGACTGCCACGTCCACATCTTCGGCCCCTTCGATCGCTACCCATTGGCGGCAGACCGCGTGTTCATGCCCGGCGTGGCGTCCACCGACGATCTGTTGGCGCTGCATGCGGCGCTGGGTGTCGATCGCGTGGTCGTCGTGCAGGCCAGCCCCCAGGGCACCGACAATCGCTGCATGACCGATGCCTTGCGCACCTTGAACGACGCGGGCCATGCCGCACGCGGCGTGGCCGTGCTGGCGCCGGACATCTCCCGCGCTGAATTGCGCGCCTTGCACGACGCGGGCGTACGCGGCGCGCGGGTCAATCTGCAATCGTACGGACAGCAGGATCCCCAGGTGGCCCGCGACGCCCTGGCGCGCACCGCCGCGCAGGTGGCGGACCTGGGCTGGCATGTGCAGATCTACAGCAACCTGTCGGTCATCAGCGCCATGGCGCGCACGTTGGCGAGTTGCCCGGTTCCCGTCGTGATCGACCATTTCGCGCTGGCCAGTGCCATGCTGGGGCCGCGCCAACCCGGCCTGGACATCCTGCTGCAAGCCATCGCCGACGGCAACATCTACGTGAAACTCTCGGCGCCGTATCGCTTGACGACGTGGGAAGACGGCCGTCCTCCCAGCGCCGCGCACGACATCGGCCGGGCCTTCATCGACACGCGCCTGGACCGCATGCTGTGGGGCACGGACTGGCCGCATACCGGCGGCTGGCCCGGCAAGCCCCGCCTGGTCGATAGCAGCGAGCCGCTGCACCCGATCGACGATGGCCTGCAGCTGGGCGCGTTCTGCGGCTGGGTGAATGAACGCGAGAAGCAGGCGGTCCTGGTCGACAACCCTGCGCGGCTGTACCAGTTCGAATAA
- a CDS encoding LysR family transcriptional regulator, giving the protein MDNFNGIVAFVHVAETLSFVAAGEQLGISASAVGKAITKLEQGLDVRLFHRSTRKITLTDEGRRFHASCRRVLEDLREAQAVLSEAASTPRGRLRISLPAIGYRFLLPVLPDFRRQYPDIELDLDFNDRLVDVVEGGFDAVIRSGPLVDSRLAARRLGPFRLILCAAPHYLAQAGEPGDLDDLASHACVRYRFPTTGKLQPWDLACDDRAPPDPSPAIVCNNMEALHQAVAGGLGIGYMPDFLVRDELAAGTLRSVLDHCPGAQGQFSILWPSSRHVTPKLRVFIDYAAQRLFRAG; this is encoded by the coding sequence ATGGATAATTTCAACGGCATCGTCGCTTTCGTGCATGTCGCGGAGACCCTGAGCTTCGTCGCTGCCGGCGAGCAATTGGGCATCTCCGCGTCGGCCGTCGGCAAGGCAATCACAAAGCTGGAACAGGGCCTGGACGTACGCCTGTTTCACCGCAGCACGCGCAAGATCACCCTGACCGATGAAGGCCGGCGTTTTCATGCCAGTTGTCGCCGCGTCCTGGAAGACCTGCGCGAAGCGCAGGCGGTACTGTCCGAAGCCGCCAGTACGCCACGGGGGCGTCTGCGCATCAGCCTGCCGGCCATCGGCTATCGCTTCCTGTTGCCGGTGCTCCCGGACTTCAGGCGCCAGTACCCGGACATCGAACTGGACCTGGATTTCAACGACCGTCTGGTGGATGTGGTGGAAGGCGGCTTCGACGCCGTGATACGCAGCGGGCCCCTGGTGGATTCAAGGCTCGCGGCCCGTCGGCTCGGTCCCTTCCGGCTGATCCTTTGCGCGGCCCCTCACTACCTGGCGCAGGCCGGTGAGCCCGGCGACCTGGACGATCTGGCCAGCCATGCCTGCGTGCGCTACCGCTTTCCCACCACGGGCAAGCTGCAGCCCTGGGACCTGGCTTGCGATGACCGCGCCCCGCCGGATCCCTCTCCCGCCATCGTGTGCAACAACATGGAGGCCTTGCACCAGGCCGTGGCCGGGGGTTTGGGCATAGGTTATATGCCGGATTTCCTGGTGCGTGACGAACTTGCCGCGGGTACGCTGCGCAGTGTGCTCGATCATTGTCCCGGGGCGCAGGGGCAGTTCTCCATCTTGTGGCCGTCGAGCCGGCATGTGACGCCCAAGCTGCGGGTGTTTATCGACTATGCGGCGCAGCGATTGTTTCGCGCGGGTTGA
- a CDS encoding CocE/NonD family hydrolase yields the protein MSDFDYAGQAWHRPPSAYAAQRARNYRLGAPSSCYVTMDDGCRLAVDVYLPEGAPAPAEGFASIVVFTPYNRRFKKTDPAAEASPNSAKYRDYFVPYGYAVVVVDLRGTGASFGRRIALRSPKERDDARQIADWIVAQTWSSGIIGATGISYLGAAACFLASTGHPAVKAIAPLFAVSDIYNEQLFPGGMLSRVWSRDYDELMVALDQNDRVKLARFPYFNDPRLAGPQPVDEDADGALLAQALLEHRDNFRLHDMMPELAFRDEGPLHAPELRTDACSPFHYLRDGVRDDVAIYSVSGWYDGGSYANGAITRFLSVAGRHDRLLLGPWDHGARTNVSPWRDATAPSFALMDELLRFFDTHLLGMDTGIEAESAVHYFCIHDEQWRATDTWPPLPMTRYDFTVGGGLVPHERGRSADGADVAGCDDAEKSGSTPSDIDTFQVRFDFSTGLETRWRRLGAHNVDRYYGDWQARDRALANYTSAPFDVDTELSGHIEVVLDMASSERDAALFVYAAEIESDGSERYITEGMLRALHRATRESPPQYRTSWPYRSYYRADARLLEPGQFETLRFALFPISWMLRKGSRLRLSVGGADAEYFPQVPHGAPPRIQLRVRGATADAAAATAVTHVLLPIKPER from the coding sequence ATGTCGGATTTCGATTACGCGGGCCAGGCCTGGCACCGCCCTCCCAGCGCCTATGCGGCGCAGCGCGCCAGGAACTATCGCCTGGGCGCACCGTCGTCCTGCTATGTGACCATGGACGACGGCTGCCGGCTGGCCGTCGATGTCTACCTGCCGGAAGGCGCACCGGCGCCCGCCGAGGGTTTTGCCAGCATCGTCGTCTTCACCCCTTACAACCGGCGCTTCAAGAAAACCGATCCCGCCGCCGAGGCGTCGCCCAACTCCGCCAAATACCGCGACTACTTCGTGCCCTATGGCTATGCCGTGGTGGTCGTGGACCTGCGCGGCACGGGCGCCAGCTTCGGGCGCCGCATCGCGTTGCGTTCACCCAAGGAACGCGACGACGCCCGCCAGATCGCCGACTGGATCGTTGCTCAGACCTGGTCCAGCGGCATCATCGGCGCCACGGGCATTTCCTATCTTGGCGCGGCGGCCTGCTTTCTGGCCAGCACGGGCCATCCGGCGGTCAAGGCGATCGCGCCTTTGTTCGCGGTGTCCGACATCTACAACGAGCAGCTGTTTCCGGGCGGCATGTTGTCGCGCGTGTGGAGCCGCGACTACGACGAGCTGATGGTGGCGCTGGACCAGAACGATCGCGTGAAACTGGCGCGCTTTCCGTACTTCAACGATCCACGCCTGGCGGGTCCGCAACCGGTGGACGAGGACGCGGACGGCGCCCTGTTGGCGCAGGCATTGCTGGAGCATCGCGACAACTTTCGTCTGCACGACATGATGCCGGAACTGGCCTTCCGCGATGAAGGGCCGTTGCACGCGCCGGAGCTGCGCACCGATGCATGCAGCCCGTTTCATTATCTGCGCGATGGCGTGCGTGACGATGTCGCCATCTATTCGGTGTCCGGTTGGTATGACGGCGGCAGCTACGCCAACGGCGCCATCACGCGTTTCCTCAGCGTGGCGGGACGCCACGACCGCTTGCTGCTGGGTCCGTGGGATCACGGCGCGCGCACCAATGTCTCGCCCTGGCGCGATGCCACCGCGCCTTCCTTCGCGCTGATGGACGAATTGCTGCGCTTCTTCGATACGCATCTGCTGGGCATGGACACCGGTATCGAGGCGGAGAGCGCGGTACATTACTTCTGCATTCATGACGAGCAATGGCGGGCGACGGATACGTGGCCGCCTTTGCCGATGACACGTTATGACTTCACGGTGGGGGGCGGGCTGGTTCCGCATGAACGCGGTCGTAGTGCCGACGGTGCTGATGTCGCCGGCTGTGATGACGCCGAGAAATCGGGATCGACGCCGAGCGATATCGACACGTTCCAGGTGCGCTTCGATTTCAGCACCGGCCTGGAAACGCGCTGGCGCCGTCTTGGCGCGCACAATGTCGACCGCTACTACGGCGACTGGCAGGCGCGCGACCGCGCGCTGGCCAACTACACCAGCGCGCCGTTTGACGTCGATACGGAATTGAGCGGCCATATCGAGGTCGTGCTCGACATGGCCAGCTCGGAGCGCGATGCCGCGTTGTTCGTCTATGCCGCGGAAATCGAAAGCGATGGAAGCGAGCGTTACATCACCGAAGGCATGCTGCGCGCCTTGCACCGCGCGACCCGCGAATCGCCGCCGCAATATCGCACCTCGTGGCCCTATCGCAGCTATTACCGCGCCGATGCGCGCTTGCTGGAGCCGGGCCAGTTCGAGACCTTGCGCTTCGCGCTGTTCCCCATTTCCTGGATGCTGCGCAAGGGCAGCCGCTTGCGGCTTTCCGTGGGCGGCGCCGACGCGGAATATTTCCCGCAAGTCCCGCACGGCGCGCCGCCGCGGATCCAGCTGCGTGTGCGTGGCGCGACCGCTGACGCGGCGGCCGCGACCGCGGTGACGCACGTGCTTCTACCGATCAAGCCCGAGCGTTAA
- a CDS encoding MFS transporter, with amino-acid sequence MTNDLDNGARRRGAILAAVCLAGLALPLSFSGGAMATPALGRTLGGSAEAMSWVTNAFMLSFGSLLMLAGALADRLGRKRVFAWGVGGFSLCAVAISLAPSLLAVDVLRAIQGAAAAAALAGGTAALAQEFEGPAATRAFGMLGATFGLGLAFGPVLAGWLVEHFGWRSVFLTGAAAGIPALCFGVPRMRETRDPHAGRFDRLGALLFTGALTAFTFGLIQAPGLGWGHPRVIVLLAGAAVLALAFVRAESRAQRPMLDLSLFRYPRFVGVQLLPVATCYGYIVLLVLLPLRFIGVDGYDEMHAGMLMLALSLPMLCVPFLAVRLTRRYDAGVICGAGLVLAAVGLWALRWALQDGAGSTAIVPMLVIGVGAGLPWGLMDGLSMSVVPKERAGMATGIFSTMRVAGEGVALASVTAVLAALLAARLHADVPGSDMTAVAHAAVRLATGDLAQALALLPGIAPASLRTLYADAFGQLLAGLAGVTLACAVGVLAFLAKRPAAHIGAATSH; translated from the coding sequence ATGACTAACGATCTGGACAATGGCGCGCGGCGTCGCGGGGCCATACTCGCCGCCGTCTGCCTCGCAGGCCTTGCACTGCCCTTGAGTTTTTCCGGCGGCGCGATGGCGACACCCGCCCTGGGCCGTACCTTGGGGGGCAGCGCCGAGGCCATGAGCTGGGTCACCAACGCCTTCATGCTGTCGTTCGGCAGCCTGTTGATGCTGGCGGGTGCACTGGCGGACAGGCTGGGCCGCAAGCGTGTGTTTGCCTGGGGAGTGGGCGGCTTCTCGCTGTGTGCGGTGGCCATCAGCCTGGCGCCCTCTTTGCTTGCCGTCGATGTGCTGCGCGCCATTCAGGGCGCCGCTGCGGCTGCCGCGTTGGCGGGTGGCACGGCGGCATTGGCGCAGGAGTTCGAAGGCCCGGCGGCGACGCGCGCTTTCGGCATGCTGGGCGCCACCTTTGGACTGGGCCTGGCCTTCGGTCCCGTGCTGGCCGGCTGGCTGGTCGAGCACTTCGGCTGGCGCTCCGTCTTCCTGACCGGCGCGGCCGCGGGCATCCCCGCGCTGTGCTTCGGCGTGCCGCGCATGCGCGAAACGCGCGATCCGCACGCTGGCCGCTTCGACCGCCTGGGTGCGTTGTTGTTCACGGGCGCGTTGACCGCGTTTACCTTCGGCCTGATCCAGGCGCCCGGCCTGGGCTGGGGCCATCCCCGGGTGATCGTCCTGCTGGCGGGCGCGGCCGTGCTGGCGCTTGCGTTCGTGCGCGCCGAAAGCCGCGCGCAACGGCCGATGCTGGACCTGAGCCTGTTCCGCTATCCCCGCTTCGTCGGCGTGCAACTGCTGCCGGTGGCGACCTGCTATGGCTACATCGTGTTGCTGGTGCTGCTGCCGCTGCGTTTCATCGGCGTCGATGGCTACGACGAGATGCACGCCGGCATGCTGATGCTGGCGCTGTCGCTGCCCATGCTGTGCGTACCTTTCCTGGCCGTACGGTTGACGCGTCGCTACGACGCGGGCGTGATCTGCGGCGCAGGCCTGGTCCTCGCGGCCGTTGGCTTGTGGGCGCTGCGCTGGGCCTTGCAAGACGGTGCCGGTTCGACGGCCATCGTCCCGATGCTGGTAATCGGCGTGGGCGCGGGCTTGCCTTGGGGACTGATGGACGGTTTGTCGATGAGTGTGGTGCCCAAGGAACGCGCCGGCATGGCCACCGGCATCTTCAGCACCATGCGGGTGGCGGGGGAGGGCGTGGCGCTGGCGAGTGTCACGGCCGTGCTGGCTGCCTTGCTGGCGGCACGGTTGCATGCGGACGTGCCTGGCAGCGACATGACTGCCGTGGCGCATGCAGCCGTGCGGCTGGCCACCGGCGACCTGGCCCAGGCCTTGGCCTTGTTGCCCGGTATCGCACCGGCGTCGCTGCGCACGCTCTATGCCGACGCGTTTGGACAGCTGCTGGCCGGCCTCGCGGGCGTCACGCTGGCATGCGCCGTGGGCGTGCTGGCCTTCCTGGCAAAGCGGCCGGCGGCGCACATCGGCGCCGCCACCAGCCATTAA
- a CDS encoding LysR family transcriptional regulator yields MNQREMALFEAVARTGSVTLAAATRMSQPAASAMLKALESKLGFALFTRDKRRLALTAEARLLLPEIVNALAAMDTAERMAASMRGGTHARLVVGAVAAVGASILPGAMAWLQEQEPGIRVAVRTDMTLGVVELAADQRIDIGIIIGSAAVPNVGQRALTQLGIRAVMRPDHPYASKDSVSLADLAECAYISLSRHLQVGALTARQFEAARLPFLPTIEVNQYSAACAFAERGLGIAILDSMSGIYAQRHGLCVLPIDIEGSLSLDIVWPLNRSLGRAARQLEAGLLRELENVRSA; encoded by the coding sequence ATGAATCAACGTGAGATGGCGCTGTTTGAGGCGGTGGCGCGGACCGGGTCGGTGACGTTGGCGGCGGCTACGCGGATGTCGCAGCCGGCGGCCAGTGCCATGCTCAAGGCCCTGGAAAGCAAGCTGGGATTCGCGCTGTTCACCCGCGACAAGCGCCGGCTGGCGTTGACGGCCGAGGCGCGGCTGCTGCTGCCGGAAATCGTCAACGCGCTGGCTGCGATGGATACCGCGGAACGGATGGCGGCGAGCATGCGCGGGGGCACGCATGCCCGTCTGGTGGTCGGCGCGGTGGCCGCTGTCGGCGCCAGCATCCTGCCTGGCGCGATGGCCTGGTTGCAAGAGCAGGAACCCGGCATCCGCGTGGCCGTGCGCACCGACATGACCCTGGGCGTCGTGGAGCTGGCGGCGGACCAGCGTATCGATATCGGCATCATCATCGGCTCCGCCGCCGTGCCCAACGTCGGCCAACGCGCGCTGACGCAATTGGGCATCCGGGCAGTGATGCGGCCAGACCATCCTTACGCGAGCAAAGACTCGGTCAGCCTGGCAGACCTCGCGGAGTGCGCCTACATCTCGCTCAGCCGCCACCTGCAGGTAGGCGCATTGACCGCCCGCCAATTCGAGGCCGCGCGCCTGCCCTTCCTTCCCACCATCGAAGTGAACCAGTACTCGGCGGCATGCGCGTTCGCGGAGCGCGGCCTGGGCATCGCCATCCTGGACAGCATGAGCGGCATCTACGCCCAGCGTCACGGCTTGTGCGTGCTGCCGATCGACATCGAAGGCAGCCTGTCGCTGGACATCGTGTGGCCGCTGAACCGAAGCCTGGGCCGCGCCGCGCGCCAACTGGAAGCCGGCCTGCTGCGCGAGTTGGAAAACGTGCGCTCAGCCTGA
- a CDS encoding tripartite tricarboxylate transporter substrate binding protein, which yields MKTALKLHALLLSSALTALGATLPAMAQTGAPAGGTIRIVVGAPPGGANDTVARIVAQHMQVDGRSVIIENKNGAASMIAAQYVARSRPDGSTLLLGSQTTIAVAPTLQNVTSFDPLRDFTGVALIGAAPQVLLAGPKLKANSVSELIAQAKAAPGDIDFCSGGIGTSPYMAAVLFAQTAGVQLHSIPFAGEQACITEMLAGRLPFMFANAPTALPYIQDKRLRALAVTSAKRAAFAPQLPTTAEAGLKDYEVSTWMGLLAPAATPPELVDKINKEVRRVLRLPDVREKLEAQGYALADDSPAQFTQYYKADREKWVSVIEKAGIKGAQ from the coding sequence ATGAAAACGGCCCTGAAGCTGCACGCCCTGCTGCTAAGCAGCGCCCTGACCGCCCTCGGCGCAACCCTTCCGGCAATGGCCCAGACCGGCGCCCCCGCGGGAGGCACCATCCGCATCGTCGTAGGCGCCCCTCCAGGAGGCGCGAACGACACCGTGGCCCGGATCGTCGCCCAGCACATGCAGGTCGACGGCCGCAGCGTCATCATCGAAAACAAGAACGGCGCCGCCTCGATGATCGCCGCGCAGTACGTCGCCCGTTCGCGTCCAGACGGCAGCACCCTTCTGCTGGGCAGCCAGACCACCATCGCCGTAGCGCCCACCCTGCAGAACGTCACCAGTTTCGACCCGCTGCGCGACTTCACCGGCGTCGCCCTCATCGGTGCGGCGCCCCAGGTACTGCTGGCCGGCCCCAAGCTCAAGGCCAACTCCGTATCCGAACTGATTGCCCAGGCCAAAGCCGCCCCCGGCGATATCGACTTCTGCTCCGGCGGCATCGGCACTTCTCCCTACATGGCCGCCGTGTTGTTCGCGCAGACCGCGGGTGTCCAGCTGCACAGCATCCCCTTCGCGGGGGAACAGGCCTGCATCACGGAGATGCTGGCCGGCCGCCTGCCTTTCATGTTCGCCAACGCGCCCACCGCCCTGCCCTATATCCAGGACAAGCGCCTGCGCGCCCTCGCCGTCACCAGCGCCAAACGCGCCGCGTTCGCACCGCAACTGCCCACCACGGCGGAAGCGGGCCTGAAGGACTACGAGGTATCGACCTGGATGGGCCTGCTTGCGCCGGCGGCCACACCGCCGGAACTCGTCGACAAGATCAACAAGGAAGTCCGCCGCGTGCTGCGCCTGCCCGACGTGCGGGAAAAGCTCGAAGCCCAGGGCTATGCGCTGGCCGACGACAGCCCGGCCCAGTTCACCCAGTACTACAAGGCGGACCGCGAGAAATGGGTCAGCGTGATCGAGAAAGCAGGCATCAAAGGCGCGCAATGA
- a CDS encoding alpha/beta fold hydrolase, with amino-acid sequence MNDPIALADFGSFFVGGRTVRIEGKEARAIKFTQTASFDYDPNGTYHVEQAYVQYFIPAELRHPLPIVMLHGGGMTGAMWEQTPDGRQGWVQDFLRRGHAVYVVDNVERGRAGWTPFEEIWSDAPIIRNAEESWTLFRIGSARGWPERQAFAGQRFPVASFDTLMRHAVPRWLGNNDAALQGFCAVLDRVGPCLVMMHSHGGEVGFRAAQARPELVRGIVAIEPSGFSPKVAEHSMTDKPVLFVYGDFLDATPLWQDLTRAGQDYATRLEEAHARVTFWRLADMGVPGNSHFPMMDSNSGDVARRISEWIIAAGSMPG; translated from the coding sequence ATGAATGACCCCATCGCGCTGGCCGACTTCGGCAGTTTCTTTGTCGGCGGACGGACGGTACGCATCGAAGGCAAGGAAGCGCGCGCGATCAAGTTCACGCAGACGGCGTCCTTCGACTACGACCCCAATGGCACGTACCACGTCGAACAGGCTTACGTGCAGTACTTCATTCCTGCCGAGCTGCGTCATCCCTTGCCCATCGTGATGCTGCACGGCGGCGGCATGACCGGCGCGATGTGGGAGCAGACGCCGGACGGGCGCCAAGGCTGGGTACAGGACTTCCTGCGCAGAGGCCATGCGGTCTACGTGGTCGACAACGTGGAGCGCGGCCGCGCGGGCTGGACGCCTTTCGAAGAAATCTGGTCAGACGCGCCCATCATCCGCAACGCGGAAGAAAGCTGGACGCTGTTCCGCATCGGCTCGGCGCGGGGCTGGCCCGAACGACAAGCGTTTGCAGGACAACGTTTCCCGGTCGCGTCATTCGATACGCTGATGCGTCACGCCGTGCCGCGCTGGCTGGGCAACAACGATGCGGCGTTGCAAGGTTTCTGTGCGGTGCTCGACCGCGTCGGCCCGTGCCTGGTGATGATGCACAGCCATGGCGGCGAAGTCGGCTTCCGCGCCGCGCAGGCGCGCCCTGAACTCGTGCGCGGCATCGTCGCCATCGAACCTTCGGGCTTCTCGCCCAAGGTGGCTGAGCACAGCATGACGGACAAGCCCGTGCTGTTCGTGTACGGCGACTTTCTTGACGCAACACCGCTTTGGCAAGACCTGACGCGCGCCGGCCAGGACTACGCCACTCGCCTGGAAGAAGCCCACGCCCGCGTCACGTTCTGGCGCCTGGCCGACATGGGCGTACCGGGCAACTCGCACTTCCCGATGATGGACAGCAACAGCGGCGACGTGGCGCGCCGCATCTCTGAGTGGATTATCGCTGCTGGCTCAATGCCCGGCTGA